One Salvia splendens isolate huo1 chromosome 1, SspV2, whole genome shotgun sequence genomic window, GGCGCGCGACGCGAGAGGTGGATCCCACGAAGTGTGTGCGCGCGACGGGGGAGGCAAATCCCATCCCGAGGGAGCACGCGATGTGGGGGGCATAACCCACGGCGCTGCCTGCTGTGCTCGCGATGTGGGGCGGCAGATCCCACGACGAGTGCTGTGCGTGTGAAGAGGGGTGCAAATCCCATGGTGCTGCCTGCTGTGATCCCGACGTGGGCGGCAGATCCCACGACGAGCGCTGTGGCCGCGACGTGGGCGGCGGTTCCCACACTGATTGCTGTTGGTCGAACCCTGGTCGAAGCGATCCTGCTGCGCAATTAGGGTTAGGAAGAAACCCCTCGGTGCGGCTCAAACAGGGGGCGGTCGTCGGCAGTGGCGGCATAGCGACGGATACCGCGGCGAACGGCAGAGTAAACGGCAAGACGACCTCCAGTGAACGAGGGGTCGCGCGACTGTGTGGCGGCTCCGGTTCCGGTCGTAGCGTGTGGAGAGAAGACGGGCGGCGATCATAGTCGTCCATGCGTGTCTCCACTCTCGCTAAACCTGCCATCACCTGTTCGAACAGAACCCTAATCGGATCTATGGAGGGCGACTCCACCGTGGGTGATAGTATCGTGTCCGTGACAGCGGGTAGGGAGTACATGGCTTCCGTCTGACCCCCGAATGATTGACAATCCGACATGAGATcaacaatgaaagcaccaattgttaagggatgatttcccttaacaagattaTCGACGCCGATGAGTGATCGACGATGAAGAGTAAAGATGGACGTCTCGAGCTCGCCCCGAGATCAGCTCCAAGAACTAAGGTTTTGCAAAACGGAAAAATAAAGGAgacgaaaaaaattaaaaggggaatatgtatttcattgattgaataaaaagagaacaaatagtcctatttataatactaattcTCTAATACCCTAACTTAGTGATCAAGAAAACAATCATAAgcatatatggaaagatatggaAAAAAATTGATAGACAAATAAATTGAGATTTGGAGATATCTCGTATCAGAGGGCAGAGGCCGCCGTCCAAGGTGGCGGTGGTCTCCGCCACCCTGATCCAGGCCCTCCTCCGCGCCGACAGGGCCAGGCGCGGAGAGTGCAGAGCCTGCGTGGTGGCCCAGGCGATCAACGTCCGGGGGCGGACGGTCCCGCTTGTGTCGGCCCAGTCGTGCGGCATCTGGGCCACATTCTCCACCCTGGAGTTGGACGCCAGCCAGGCCCGGGAAATGGAGGGGGATTTCCCAGGGCTGGTGTTCGGGATGCGGGGGGCGGCTGCAGCCGGGGTGGAGGAGTGCAGGCGCCTGCTGTCGGACAGAGAGTTCGGGCGGTGGGCGCTGGTGGGGAGCTACGTGGAGACGGACGAGAGGGGAGAGGCCGGGGAGTGTAAGGTGGTGTGGGTGAGTGATTGGTCCAAGTTTGGGGATTATGAGGTTGATTTGGGGATGGGGAAGGCGGAGTGGGTGAGCATGGCGGGAGGGAGGTTGGAGGATATATTGGTGCTGATGGGGACAAAGGATAAGGAAGGGATCGAGGCTTGGGTGTCTCTGCACGAATCGGATATGAGAATTGTGGAGGCGGATCATGAGATTCGGAAGCTTACTAGCACCAAGGGATTATCCAAAATGTGATTGCTAATGCTTATTATCGCATGTTTCTTGCATGGATTagatcttttattttttttgtcgaGAAATGACTTATACTTCTTCCGTCCTATAAGAATAAAAACTTTGgttggacacgagttttaatacacaattggtaaagtaagagagaattaaaaagaaaaaagtaattaaagtattgttagtggagaatgagtcataactcattagagagaaaaaagttttaaatttcaaaagtgcatatttttgtgagacgaactaaaaatgaaagagcaCATATTGTTGTGTGATTGAAGGAGTATAACTTAGTACTGAAATGGAATACGACTCGAATAGTGTCGAATGTATGGAATACATCAATTGTTTTATGTTTTTCTAGTTTATCTAATGTACATAATATTCTCAATAGTACTTATAACTTTCTATAATCTTTGGGAAGTTGGTCGACGGGACGAGATATGAACCATTGAATGGAGTACGAAACTGATTGTATATGTGGTGAAGAAGATCCACGATAAGGCCGATGGTGATTGTTACCAtagcaaaattaaaaatactatcaatttactattttttgtatttttaagtcTATTATTTTTTCATTGTAGCTACGTTTACCAAATCGATCTAATCTCTTTTACAGTAGGTACAATGAATTGGGCTATGAATAGAACTGTCCAAATTAGAAGGTCTTAAAAATTTCTATGGACATATTGGACCTCATCTATAATTGAAGGGCTATTTACAAAATATTTGGATCCAACATATTTTTTAACAGGAAATAATAGAGGTGTGGTGCCTAGTAGTGGGACAAATTATTCCGTCAGCTCTTCCGCCATTTTGGTGTAGGAAGCTCGAGTCTAAATATTTGATTTACAgaaaaaaaagtactccctcgcctcttaaattttatatttgacaaaacacgagttttaagaaatgtaatgggaATTGAGTTGAAAATGTTAATGGAATCTTGatcttatttttaaatattagttttataataaaatatgagtgagaatgagtAAGTAGAATATGAccacactataaaaaatggtaaaaaagtgaaatgtgacaaattttatgggacggacagAAATGGAAATATACGACAAATTTTCAAGGATGGAGGGATGTTGCatccttattttattttactccttTTAGTAATCTAATATAAGTACACGCGAGTGGCGTAGATTAACATACATGTGTAGTTTGTTACTAGTGACAAATATGTTCCCTCACCCATATTCAACACGCGAACTTATATAAAAGCATTATGATGCAGTTTTGTCTAATAATTTCATGCTCTTTTGGGCATAAATCCTTTTCATCACATTCATTAGAAACAAAACTGCGACATATACTAACTTCAACACCAATATAACCACGCATCAATAACTCAAACCTAACCTAAACTTACGTGTAATTTATCTgcaattctataaatatatttatatataaatccaAATACATAACCTTTTGGATTTTAAAAATCATACTATATGGGTATTTTGATCAGAATTAAGATCACTACATTTGTGTATTTGGTCTAAAAAATAAAGTTTGAAAAGAAAGATTATCTAAATATTCATGTATCGACATGCAACCAACTCTAATTAAAATACAAGTGTGAGACGTAAATTAACAAAACACCCAACTTTGCCAACTTTTCGTAAAAAACATCTCTATATAAACATGTCAATAAGCATACATAGATAATTAAACACtaaaatatttgaataaaaataaaataatggcaGGAATGATGAAGCCAGTCTCTACAATCCTCATGGCCGTGGTGTTGTTGGTGGCAGCGGTGGCGGAGGCAGAGCTCAGCTGTGGCACGGTGTTGAGTCACATCTAGGTGTGCATTCCCTACGTCACAAACAAAGGACCGATCGGGGCATGCTGCAACGGAATCAAGTCTCTGAATGATGCCGACAAGACCACGCCAGACCGTCAGGCCGTCTGCGGCTGCCTCAAAAATATGGCCACCTCGTATCCCGGCATCGACTACGGTAAGATCGCCGGTCTACCTAAAGAATGTGGCGTCGACGTTCCTTACATCATTAGCCCGGACGTTGATTGCTCAAAGTATGTATTTATGTATTATTGTTTAGTATTTATGGaattattaattttagttttGTAAGAATTATGTTGATAAAATGTGGATTCAATTTTGGTGTACAGGGTGAAGTGATGATATTATCCATGGAGAAGGTGAAAATGGATTTGTGGCAGCGTTGGAGTTATGTGTGTTGTtataataagtaaataaaaacGATTTGTTGATAAACTATTTTCAAAGAGGGTGTAACTCTATGTTAGCAGTGCTCCTATGTCGAGCAATGCCGCCATTGAAGAAAACTAGAACTCTGAGAAAGAAGTCGCCAAAGAGTAGCAAGCTGTCATGACTCTGCAATATTGATGTTGGAAAATATGATGAGCACCAATCTCGCTGAGATTATTTGTTATCATGTTGAGTTATTTTGTTACCATATTCCCTTTCCATAGGAGGATCTTAATTGATTTTGACTGCTAGGTTTTGGTCCCTTTAACCTAGCAATTCTAGCTATAAATATGAGACTTGTAATACTCCATCAttgaaaatcaaaataaagtTCAGATCATACTTTGCCTTCTTCCTTTCAATGAATGTTTACAGCTTGtctttcatggtatcagagcactaGGTTCCAAACCTAGCCTCTATTACCTCTCCTTTCTTTTTCTCCCCTGTATCTTTTTGCTTAGCAATGGCAGACAACAATGATATATCAAATACCACTCCTACTTCACCTATTTTCCTTCACAATCACTCTGTACCATCCAAACTTTCTGATGTATATTATCTGTCATGGAAGCAACAGATTTTAGCCACCGTTAGAGGCTACGGGCTTGAGGGATTTCTCAAGGGAGAGTCAGTAGTTCCTCCTAAAATGATTCAAGTTGAAGGTTCCTCGCAAAGCACGCTCAACCTTAAGTTTGTGACTTGGCATCGCCAAGATCAGTTGTTATCTGCGTGGATTAAATCGTCTCTTTCAGAGAGCACTATGGTACTTGTTGTTGGCCTAAACTCCAGTCAAGAGGTATGGAAGGCCATATAGACTAGCTTTGGCAGCCAATCCAAAGCTAAAATAATGCAATACAAGCTACAATTGCAGACTATGAAGAAAGATGTATTGCCGATGAGTGTGAACTTGAGCAAGGTAAAGATATGTTGTGACTTACTCGGATCTGCAGGATGTAAAATCCCTGAAGAGGACCACATTCTTCACATTCTTGGAGGTCTAGGTTCGGAGTATGATCCTGTTGTGGTGGTGATTACATCCAAACCTGATGTATGTTCAGTAGCTGATGTTGGAGCTCTACTTCTTAGCTTCGAGTCGATGCTTGAAAATTCGAAATCTAGTACTACATTCAACAGTGATGGATCTCAACCCACAGCTAATCTCCTACACTCTGGTGGGCAACCAAGAGATCAGCCAAGAGGAAGTAGACAGACTTATGCTAGAGGTGAATGAGGAAGAAGTGGATTTAGGGGAGGCAGAGGTGGTCGAGGCAGGTTTGGAGGCAATCGATTGATCTGTCAATTATGTCAAAAGCCAGGCCACACGGCCGACAGGTGCTGGAACCGTTTTGAACACAATTTTTCTCCTCAAAGTACTTCTGTGAGACCTCATACTCCCACTCGCAGTCCACACTATGCTAATTAGAATCCTGTGGCTCATATGGCTCATATCAGGCCATACCAGAATCCTCAAGCCCATTCTTCTTATCACACTCCATCCGAGTACAACTTTGACAGCATATCTTCTTCAACTTCCACTTGGTATCCAGACTCCGGGGCTTCACATCATGTCTCCAATGACATATCCAACCTCAATTCTAAGTCTGAATATCAAGGAGGTAAAGCTCTCTATCTTGGAAATGGTGCAGGCATAAAAATTTCTCATATTGGCAACTCCATTATGCATCATCCTTCATCATCTAACTCTAGATCCTTCTCACTTAAGAATCTACTTCTTGTCCCTCAAATCACCAAAAATCTTCTAAGTGTTTCAAACTTCTCTAAAGATAATAAGGTCTTTTTTGAATTCCATCATGATGTGTGCTATGTGAAGGATTAGGTTTCCAAGGCAACCCTCCTCAAGGGCATACTTGATCAAGGGTTATACAAATTCACTCTTCACAAGTCCTCGGGTTCTCCTTTCAATTTCAATCAAAGCAGCTCATTTCCTTCGGCATACTCCGTGTCTCTACGCACTCCAACTCCAGCTTTCCCTAAAGTGCCTGTTGGCAACACTACTACTGTTAGCATAGACCTTTGGCATAAGAGATTAGGCCATTGTGTTTTTCCTACTGTAGAAAAGATCTTGCACAATTCTAATATTCCTTTTActtcaataaaaaaaagcatATTGTGTCATCCCTGTTGTGTTGCTAAAAGCCACCGACTTCCTTATTCTCCATCCTCTTCTTCTTGTACTAAACCTCTCATGCTCATTCACAGTGA contains:
- the LOC121809677 gene encoding uncharacterized protein LOC121809677 — protein: MADNNDISNTTPTSPIFLHNHSVPSKLSDVYYLSWKQQILATVRGYGLEGFLKGESVVPPKMIQVEGSSQSTLNLKFVTWHRQDQLLSAWIKSSLSESTMVLVVGLNSSQETMKKDVLPMSVNLSKVKICCDLLGSAGCKIPEEDHILHILGGLGSEYDPVVVVITSKPDLISYTLVGNQEISQEEVDRLMLEVNEEEVDLGEAEVVEAGLEAID